CTTTGCGAAAGAGATTGGCGGCGCCGGGATTGCCGGTGCCGACCTGCCTAATATCCACGCCTTTGAGCCGGCCGAGCCAGTAGGCGAAGGGGAGGCTACCGAGGAGATAGCCAATGAAGATCGCGAGAGGAACGGCTGCGAAGAGTGTCACGGGTCACGCCCTGTTGGGATTTATGAGAGGAGGAGCGCTGGTGAGCACTCGCTGCTATCACCCTGATAGGATACAATAAATCTCGCAATTCGGCATCCCCTCCCTCCTGGAGTTTGTCGCATGACGCAAGCGAACGAGCAGCCCGCCGCCATCTCTAAGGTTTACGAGCCTCAGAAGGTTGAGCAGCGGCTGTATAAGACGTGGATGGAGAGGGGCTATTTCAAGCCCAAGATCCAGAAGGGCAAGAAGCCGTTCACCATCATCATGCCGCCGCCGAACTGCACCGGGGAGCTGCACATCGGCCACGCGCTGACGGCAAGCATCGAGGATGCGCTGATACGGTGGCATCGGATGAAGGGCGACCCGAGCCTGTGGCTCCCCGGGACCGACCATGCGGGGATCGCGACGCAGGTTGTGGTGGATCGCCAGCTGGCGAAAGAGGGGCTGGACCGCAACAAGCTGGGGCGGGAGAAATACCTGGAGCGGGTGTGGGAGTGGGTGCTGCAGTCCAAAAGGCGCATCAGCGAACAGCACCAGCGCCTTGGGGCATCCTGCGATTGGTCGCGGGAGCAGTTCACGATGGAGGAAGGGCCTTCCAAGGCCGTCCGCAAGACCTTTGTGGAACTCTATCACAAGGGGTTGATCTACCAGGGCGAGCGCATCATTAACTGGGACCCGGTCTCTAAGACGGCGCTCTCCGACCTGGAGGTGGAGCACAAGGATGTGCAGGGGAGCTTGTGGCACTTCAAGTACCCCCTTGCCGATGGGTCGGGCCACGTTGTGGTCGCGACGACACGCCCGGAGACCTACCTGGGCGATACGGCGGTGGCCGTCCATCCGGAGGACCCGCGCTATAAGAAGCTCATCGGCAAGAAGGTGAAGCTGCCGGTGATCGGGCGAGAGATCCCCATTGTGGGCGACGACGCCGTGAGCCGGGAGTTCGGCACAGGCGCGGTGAAGGTGACGCCCGCCCACGACCCGACGGACTTCGATATCGGCACGCGCCACCGGCTGCCGTTCATCAATGTGATGAACCCGGACGCCACGATCAACGAGCACGGCGGGCCGTTCAATGGCCAGGACCGGTTCGCGGCGAGGAAGAATATCGTCGCCGAGTTCGAACGGCTTGGCCTCCTGGAGAAGATCGAGAAGCACAGCCACGCCGTAGGCCACAGCCAGCGCACGGGCGTGCCGGTGGAGCCCATCGTGAGCAAGCAGTGGTTCGTGAAGGTGGGCAATCATGAGGAGGTGGAGAGCATCGCGGGGCGGGCCCATGCGGCGGTGGCGAACGAGCAGATAAAGATCGTGCCGGAGCGCTTCACCAAGGTCTATCTGAACTGGATGGAGAATATCCGCGATTGGTGCATCAGCCGCCAGCTCTGGTGGGGGCACCGCATCCCCGTCTGGTATTGCGACGAGTGCAAACACAAGACGGTGGCAGAGGAGGACCCGAAGGCGTGCGTGGAGTGCGGGTCACCGAAGATCCACCAGGATAGCGATGTACTGGATACCTGGTTCAGCTCAGCCCTCTGGCCCCATTCGACGCTGGGCTGGCCCGAGCAGAAGGACGACCTGAAGTATTTCTACCCCACGGCGGTGATGGAGACGGGCTATGACATCCTCTTCTTCTGGGTGGCCCGGATGATCATGATGGGCATCCAGAACACCGGGGAGGTCCCCTTCCGCACGGTCTACCTCCACGGCCTGATCCGTGATGAGCACGGCGAGAAGATGAGCAAGGTGAAGGGGAACGTTATCAACCCGCTGGACGTTATTGACCAGTATGGAACGGACGCCCTGCGCTTTGCCCTCACCACCGGCACTTCGCCGGGGAACGACGCCCGCCTGACAACGACGAAGCTGGAGAACAGCCGCAACTTCGCGAACAAGATATGGAACGCGGCGCGATTCGTGATAAGCAGCATTGACCAGGCGGGCGGGAAGATCGGGCCCATCGGCACGGAGCTGCCGCTGGAGGACCGCTGGATCCTCAGCCGCCTGAACCGGACGACGGCGAAGGTGAACCAACTGATGGAGGAGTTCCAACTGGGCGAGGCGCAGCGGGAGATCTACGACTTCCTGTGGAGCGAATATGCCGATTGGTATATCGAACTGAGCAAGCCCCGGCTCAAGGGGCCGAGGGAGCAATCGCCGCTGCCGGTGCTGGCACACACGCTGGAGCAGACGCTACGGTTGCTGCATCCCTTCATGCCGTTTGTGACTGAGGAAATCTGGCAGTCCCTTGTGACGCGGCTCCCATCGGACAGCTCGCGGCCCGCTTCCATCATGGTCGCGCCGTACCCCATTGCGAACGCCTTCCACATTGACGACGACGCGGAACAAGATGTGCGCATCCTGATGGACGTGATCACGGCGATCCGCAACGCCCGGGCCGAGCTGAAGCTGGACCCGATGAGGCAGGTGGAGGCGATCGTGGATGCGGCGACGCATAAGCCGCTGGTGGAGACGCATCGAGAGGCCGTGGCGACTCTGGCGCGAGCCAATCCGGTGAAGGTCTACGGCGACGGCCATGCCGCGCCGACGCCGGAGGGGGCGCGAGTGGCCGTGCTGGGCGCGATGCGAGTGATCATCCCCACCACCGGCCTCGTGGACACCGGGGCGGAGCGGCAGAAGCTGGAGAAGGAGCTTGCCGGCCTTGCGGAGGCGACAGAGAAGCTTTCGGCGCGGCTGGGCAGTGAGGCCTTTACCTCCAAGGCGCCGGCGACAGTGGTGGAGAAGGAGCGGGCGCGGCTGACGGAGTATCAGGAGAAGCTGGCGAAGATGCGGGAGCGGCTAAAGGAGTTGGGGTAGAGAGGGCTAGGCCAGCCCCTTCAGCGCCTTCTCCGCAACTTCCGGATTCACCATGTGCGGCGGCTGTTTGCCATCCAGGATAGCGATGAGCTGATCGGCCACGATGCGCGATTGCTCCCTGGTCTGGCCTGGCGTGGAGCCGCCGATATGGGGCGTCATGACGACGCTATCCAGGGCGCACAAGGGGTTATCGGCGGCGACGGGCTCCTTATCAAAGACATCCAGGAAGGCTCCGGCGATGCGCTTTGTCCTGAGGGCTTCCACCATCGCCTCCGTATCCACGGCTCCTGAGCGGGCGGTGTTGATGAGAAAGGCCGACGGCTTCATCATCGCGAACTGGGCCTTGCCGATCATCCCTTTGGTCTCCGGTGTCACATGGACGTGGATCGAGAGGAAATCGGCCTCCTTCACCACAGTCGCCAGGTCTGCACGGATGACGCCAAGCTGCTTGAACGTCTCATCGGGGGCGTAGGGGTCGCAGGCCAGGATGCGCGCGCCGAAGCCGCGCAGACGTCGTGCGACAGCCTTGGCCACTGCGCCAAGGCCGACGAGGCCGATAGAGGCATCGCTCAGATCACTCCCCTGGAAGCCGAAGTAGACGCTGCCCTGGTTGGTAGCCCAACCGCCCTGCTTGGTGAGATTGGCTGCGGGGATAACCCTGCGCGCCATAACGATCATCCCGCCGACGGCAAGATCGGCGACGCCTTCAGCGTTGCGGCCTGGCGTGTTAAGGACAAGGACGCCGTGCTTGGTGCAGGCGGGGATATCCACGTTGACGGGGCTGCCGCGGCAGGAAATGACGACGCGGAGGTCGGGGCAGCGGGCAAGCAGATCATCGTTCACACGGTCAATCTCCGTGACAAAGATACGCTTTCCCTTGAGGATGGGGGCAAGGTCGTCAACGGTGTAGCCGCGCCGCTCGCGCTTGGACCAATCTTGGAAGTCAACGCCGGCGCGGTGGGCGAACAGATCTGCGGCCTTGGGATCGAAGCGCGCGGTGATGAGGACAGAGAGCTTGGACATGGAGTTCCTTTTAGGCCAAAGGCCGGAAAATCAGCCTTGTCAGGCTATCACCGGATGAGGCGAACTTCCACACCCAGCTGCAGCCTGCCCCAGATGCGGTCGGCTGTGATGATTGGCAGGCCGAGGCGCAAGGCCAGGGCAAGGCAGGCGCGGTCTCCAAGGGAGAGGCCGAACTTGGAGGTGACGGGCCACATCGTTGCGGCGCGCTCAGCGTCTACGATGGAGAACGGGAGAATCATGATGCCAAGAGCCTCCAGGTCATCCCGAAAGCCGTTGATGTCCACGTTCCGCGCGAGAGACTGCTGCACCACTTCAGCGTAGTTGACGCTGGACAGCACCGCGCCATGCAGTCGCGCTTCTACATCGGCTCCGCCCTGCTCGCCGTGGAGAGCGGCAAGCAAGGCGGAGGCATCCAGCACGAGCTTCGGGATAACACTCACGAAGAACGCTCCCGCCGAGCTTCAGCGCGGCGCTCCTCTATGAGGGCGTCTACCAGGGTAACATCCTTAGGCACAGCCTTGAAGCGATCCTTGAGCCGGGCGAGCACGTGATCCCGCTTCTCAAAGACCAGGCGGCCATCTTCAGCCCGGGCGCGGAGGGAATCCCCGGGAGAGAGGCCCAGCAGTTCGCGCAGCTTTGCGGGTATCACCAGGCGTCCCTGAGGACCTACGTGGACCTCAGCCTCTCTGGCGGCCATGTAAGTGGCGCCAGCCTCCCGTATCATAGAGACCTTCTCATGGGCCCCCTTGCCCTCTTTTTCGGTTGTGTATCGGAATGGTTTCTTAGCCATGGCGTGCTCCGGTAGACGTGGCGATTGTATTCGGATATTGCCACTATAGCATGTTTTGTGCCACTGTCAATATTTAGTGCCACTCACACGGAATGTGCCACATCTCGCAAGCGTGTTCTAGAGAAGGATCGGCTATCCCCAGGTTGCGAGCCTATCGGCCAGGGTGCGCCAGCGAGCGTAGAGGGCGTCATATTGGGCAGCGGCGTTCTTCTCGGGTATTGCGGCCACTCGGATATCGGTCATGCGCTCCACGGCTTCCGAGAAATCCTTGCAGAGGCCGATGCCTACTGCCGCGCAGATCGCCGCGCCGAGCGCGGCAGGCTCGGAGGTCTCCGGCCTGGAGATAGGCCTATTCAACACATTGGCGACGATGGAGAGAATCGTGTTACTGCGAGCGAGGCCGCCGCACATCGCTGTGGCCTGGCCCGCTTTAGGGGTACTTTCGCGGACCTGGCGCTCATTGCCGCGGATGACATAGGCGATGGATTCCAGGAGCGCTCGGGTGAGATGGGCTTTCGTGATGGCCGTCTCAAAGGGAGCGGGAGAGTCCGGGGCAAAGAGGAAGGCCTTGGTCATGGTGTAGGGTTTGGTTTGGTCCATCACCGCCTGGCCCATGATGGCCTTCATGCCGCCGGAGCCCGGGGGAATGCGGGCCGCCGCCTTCACAAGATCGCCATAGGCGTCGCCCTTGGGAGAGGTAGGCCGACCGAACTGATCGCGATACCATCGAAAAAGGATGCCTGCGTTGCCGCCGTTGCTCTCCAGCACCCACTGCTTGGGTGGAACATGGAGGCCCGTCCAACAGTGGCTTGCCTCGTTCAGCAGCGGCTCGCCTGTGACACCCATCACGGGGATAGTGGTGCCTGCGACGATGGCGATATCACCTGGAGAGACGGCGCGGCAGGCAACGAGGGCGCACTGGGAATCGCCGCCGCCTGCGATGACGGGCGTCCCCTTGCGCAGGCCTGTGACCTTGGCCGCCGCTTGGGTCACGCCACCGATGCGATAGCCGCCCGGCACGATGGGCGGGAGGAGCGATTGCTGGACTTTGAAGTGACTGACCAACTCCTTGGACCAGCCGCCTATGCGGATATCTACAAGGAGCGTTTCGGCGGCCCCGGAATCGGCAAGGGCGGCATTACCGGAGAGCTGATAGGCCACCCAATCATTCAGGCAAAGGAGGTGCGCGGCGTTGTCCAGGAGCTGTGGCTGGTGTTTGGCGAACCACTTGATGCGATAGGGGGCCATAATCGGCGAGGGCCAACGCCCATTGATGCCATAGGCGAAGGCGTCAGCCTTGGGAGCCATCT
The Chloroflexota bacterium DNA segment above includes these coding regions:
- a CDS encoding AbrB/MazE/SpoVT family DNA-binding domain-containing protein; amino-acid sequence: MAAREAEVHVGPQGRLVIPAKLRELLGLSPGDSLRARAEDGRLVFEKRDHVLARLKDRFKAVPKDVTLVDALIEERRAEARRERSS
- a CDS encoding type II toxin-antitoxin system VapC family toxin encodes the protein MPKLVLDASALLAALHGEQGGADVEARLHGAVLSSVNYAEVVQQSLARNVDINGFRDDLEALGIMILPFSIVDAERAATMWPVTSKFGLSLGDRACLALALRLGLPIITADRIWGRLQLGVEVRLIR
- a CDS encoding 3-phosphoglycerate dehydrogenase; amino-acid sequence: MSKLSVLITARFDPKAADLFAHRAGVDFQDWSKRERRGYTVDDLAPILKGKRIFVTEIDRVNDDLLARCPDLRVVISCRGSPVNVDIPACTKHGVLVLNTPGRNAEGVADLAVGGMIVMARRVIPAANLTKQGGWATNQGSVYFGFQGSDLSDASIGLVGLGAVAKAVARRLRGFGARILACDPYAPDETFKQLGVIRADLATVVKEADFLSIHVHVTPETKGMIGKAQFAMMKPSAFLINTARSGAVDTEAMVEALRTKRIAGAFLDVFDKEPVAADNPLCALDSVVMTPHIGGSTPGQTREQSRIVADQLIAILDGKQPPHMVNPEVAEKALKGLA
- a CDS encoding valine--tRNA ligase: MTQANEQPAAISKVYEPQKVEQRLYKTWMERGYFKPKIQKGKKPFTIIMPPPNCTGELHIGHALTASIEDALIRWHRMKGDPSLWLPGTDHAGIATQVVVDRQLAKEGLDRNKLGREKYLERVWEWVLQSKRRISEQHQRLGASCDWSREQFTMEEGPSKAVRKTFVELYHKGLIYQGERIINWDPVSKTALSDLEVEHKDVQGSLWHFKYPLADGSGHVVVATTRPETYLGDTAVAVHPEDPRYKKLIGKKVKLPVIGREIPIVGDDAVSREFGTGAVKVTPAHDPTDFDIGTRHRLPFINVMNPDATINEHGGPFNGQDRFAARKNIVAEFERLGLLEKIEKHSHAVGHSQRTGVPVEPIVSKQWFVKVGNHEEVESIAGRAHAAVANEQIKIVPERFTKVYLNWMENIRDWCISRQLWWGHRIPVWYCDECKHKTVAEEDPKACVECGSPKIHQDSDVLDTWFSSALWPHSTLGWPEQKDDLKYFYPTAVMETGYDILFFWVARMIMMGIQNTGEVPFRTVYLHGLIRDEHGEKMSKVKGNVINPLDVIDQYGTDALRFALTTGTSPGNDARLTTTKLENSRNFANKIWNAARFVISSIDQAGGKIGPIGTELPLEDRWILSRLNRTTAKVNQLMEEFQLGEAQREIYDFLWSEYADWYIELSKPRLKGPREQSPLPVLAHTLEQTLRLLHPFMPFVTEEIWQSLVTRLPSDSSRPASIMVAPYPIANAFHIDDDAEQDVRILMDVITAIRNARAELKLDPMRQVEAIVDAATHKPLVETHREAVATLARANPVKVYGDGHAAPTPEGARVAVLGAMRVIIPTTGLVDTGAERQKLEKELAGLAEATEKLSARLGSEAFTSKAPATVVEKERARLTEYQEKLAKMRERLKELG